The Sylvia atricapilla isolate bSylAtr1 chromosome 3, bSylAtr1.pri, whole genome shotgun sequence genome has a window encoding:
- the LOC136358563 gene encoding acrosin-like: MNWLGLLVLLTVAGLVLGTRDNCGWTCGLRPMVSDSGYKSHDYGMTRIIGGTDAKPGAWPWMVSIQHPRIPGTNHFCGGSLIRADWVLTAAHCFDLIFNTSLVYVVIGATQLTQPGPGAQVRQIKKLLRHENYERHDMSYDIALLQLSKPVECSPYIQLACVADPILGVSVSEKQTCWIAGWGATSTKNKRPSDRLQEAKVHLINLQLCNSTFWYSGTVHPYNVCAGYPQGKIDTCQGDSGGPLMCQDNHTDTWWVVGVTSWGKSCGRARRPGVYTSAQYFYDWILVHMGRKNI; the protein is encoded by the exons ATGAATTGGCTCGGCCTCCTTGTCCTGCTGACCGTGGCCGGGCTGGTGCTCGGGACAAGGGACAACTGTGG ATGGACCTGCGGACTCCGACCCATGGTGTCTGACTCTGGGTACAAGAGTCATGACTATGGCATGACACGCATCATTGGTGGCACAGATGCCAAGCCAGGGGCTTGGCCATGGATGGTCAGCATCCAGCATCCCAGGATACCAGGCACAAATCATTTCTGTGGAGGGTCTCTCATCAGGGCAGATTGGGTCCTCACAGCAGCCCATTGCTTCGACCTAATTTT TAACACCAGCTTAGTGTATGTGGTGATTGGGGCCACCCAGTTGACTCAGCCGGGACCTGGGGCACAAGTGCGCCAAATTAAGAAGTTACTGCGTCATGAAAACTATGAGAGACATGACATGAGCTATGATATTGCCCTGCTGCAACTAAGCAAGCCTGTCGAGTGCAGCCCCTACATCCAGCTGGCCTGTGTGGCCGACCCTATCCTAGGAGTGTCAGTGTCAGAGAAGCAGACTTGCTGGATCGCTGGCTGGGGTGCTACCTCTACAAAAA ATAAAAGGCCGAGTGATCGCCTACAGGAGGCCAAGGTGCACCTCATCAATCTCCAGCTCTGCAACAGCACCTTCTGGTACTCAGGGACAGTCCACCCCTACAATGTGTGTGCTGGTTACCCACAGGGCAAGATCGACACCTGCCAG GGTGACAGTGGAGGTCCTCTCATGTGCCAGGACAACCATACTGACACCTGGTGGGTTGTTGGAGTGACCAGCTGGGGAAAAAGCTGTGGCAGAGCAAGGCGGCCCGGAGTCTACACCTCCGCTCAGTACTTCTATGACTGGATCCTGGTCCACATGGGCAGAAAGAATATTTGA
- the LOC136358562 gene encoding acrosin-like produces the protein MNWLGLLVLLTVARLANSIQNTCGWTCGLRPMVSDSIPQDYGMTRIVGGTGAKPGAWPWIVSIQHPWVAGTGHWCGGSLISMQWVLTAAHCFDHIKKISILKVVIGATQLTQLGPEAQVRRIKNLFRHENYKRSDISNDIALLELNEPVDCSPYIQLACVADPILRASELQNCWIAGWGVTIEGGENTSDTLQEAKVQLIDLQLCNSSFWYAGKIHSHNICAGYPQGNIDTCQGDSGGPLMCQDNNADSWWVVGVTSWGTGCARARQPGVYTSTQYFYDWILAQMGLSPFGSAS, from the exons ATGAATTGGCTCGGCCTCCTCGTCCTGCTGACCGTGGCCAGGCTGGCCAACAGCATACAGAACACCTGTGG ATGGACCTGCGGCCTCCGACCCATGGTGTCTGACTCTATACCTCAAGACTACGGCATGACACGCATCGTGGGTGGTACAGGTGCCAAGCCAGGGGCCTGGCCCTGGATCGTCAGCATCCAGCACCCCTGGGTAGCAGGGACGGGCCATTGGTGTGGAGGGTCTCTCATCAGCATGCAGTGGGTCCTCACTGCAGCCCACTGTTTTGACCACATCAA GAAAATCAGCATTCTGAAGGTGGTGATTGGGGCCACTCAGTTGACTCAGCTGGGCCCTGAGGCACAAGTGCGTCGCATCAAGAACCTATTTCGCCATGAAAACTATAAGAGAAGTGATATAAGTAATGATATTGCCTTGCTGGAACTGAACGAGCCTGTCGACTGCAGCCCCTACATCCAGCTGGCCTGTGTGGCTGACCCGATCCTAAGAGCCTCAGAGCTGCAAAACTGCTGGATTGCTGGCTGGGGTGTCACCATAGAAGGAG GTGAAAACACAAGTGATACCCTCCAGGAGGCCAAGGTCCAGCTCATTGATCTCCAGCTCTGCAACAGCAGCTTCTGGTACGCAGGGAAAATCCACTCCCACAATATCTGTGCTGGTTACCCACAGGGCAACATCGACACCTGCCAG GGTGACAGCGGTGGTCCTCTCATGTGCCAGGACAACAACGCTGATTCCTGGTGGGTTGTTGGAGTGACCAGCTGGGGAacaggctgtgccagagcaaGGCAACCTGGAGTCTACACCTCCACTCAGTACTTCTATGACTGGATTCTGGCACAAATGGGACTGAGCCCATTTGGAAGTGCTTCTTGA
- the LOC136358483 gene encoding acrosin-like — protein sequence MNWLGLLILLTVDGLAHGIWENCGGICGLRPMVYEYEFMDHDENKTRVVGGADAKPGAWPWIVSLKHPGIPGTRHLCGGSLITADWVLTAAHCFDPVRKISMVYLVIGATQLTKPGSGAQLRRIKKLVLHEHYNKKDKSNDIALLQLSKPVDCSPYTQLACVADPTLSLSELQNCWVAGWGATTARAQNSSDILQEAKVQLIDLQLCNSSHWYAGKIHSHNICAGYPQGNIDTCQGDSGGPLMCQEKDSDYFWVVGVTSWGRGCARARRPGVYTSTQYFYDWIGVHIGLKTIESAS from the exons ATGAATTGGCTCggcctcctcatcctgctgacCGTGGATGGGCTGGCACATGGGATATGGGAAAACTGTGG AGGGATATGTGGGCTCCGACCCATGGTGTATGAGTATGAATTCATGGATCatgatgaaaacaaaacacgCGTTGTGGGTGGTGCAGATGCCAAGCCAGGGGCCTGGCCCTGGATCGTCAGCCTTAAGCATCCTGGGATACCAGGCACAAGACATCTGTGTGGAGGGTCTCTCATCACTGCAGATTGGGTCCTCACAGCAGCCCACTGCTTCGACCCTGTCAG GAAAATTAGCATGGTGTATCTGGTGATTGGGGCCACTCAGTTGACTAAGCCAGGATCTGGAGCACAACTGCGCCGGATTAAGAAGTTAGTGCTTCATGAACACtataataaaaaagacaaaagtaaCGATATTGCTTTGCTGCAACTGAGCAAGCCTGTTGACTGCAGCCCCTACACGCAGCTGGCCTGTGTGGCTGATCCCACACTAAGCTTGTCAGAGCTGCAGAACTGCTGGGTGGCTGGCTGGGGTGCCACCACTGCAAGAG CTCAAAACTCAAGTGATATCCTACAGGAGGCCAAGGTCCAGCTCATTGATCTCCAGCTCTGCAACAGCAGCCACTGGTACGCAGGGAAAATCCACTCCCACAACATATGTGCTGGTTACCCACAGGGCAACATCGACACCTGCCAG GGTGACAGTGGAGGTCCTCTCATGTGCCAAGAGAAAGACAGTGACTACTTCTGGGTTGTTGGAGTGACCAGCTGGGGAAGAGGCTGTGCCAGAGCAAGGCGGCCTGGAGTCTACACCTCCACTCAGTACTTCTATGACTGGATTGGGGTTCACATCGGCCTGAAGACAATCGAAAGTGCTTCTTGA